Proteins encoded together in one Campylobacter concisus window:
- the fliG gene encoding flagellar motor switch protein FliG produces the protein MSIKLTDKQKMIYDDLSMPEKIAILLIQLGEEATALIFSHMDVDVITEISGYIATAKNIDKQVAGAILEEFYALMQSNQYMRSGGLEYAKEILYRTFGPEAAQKILDKLAKSMENSKSFGYLDKIKPQQLADFIVKEHPQTIALILAHMDSTSAAETLSFFSDELRSEVVIRMANLGEISPSVIKRVSTVLEGKLESLTSYKVEVGGPRAVAEVLNRLGQKASKSTIERIEQSDDKLATTIKELMFTFEDIINLNATAIREILKNVDKKDLMVAFKGSSDGIKDKFLSNMSQRAAEAFKEEMQYLGAVRVKDVEEAQRRIVEVVQGLADQGVFQVGEADEMIE, from the coding sequence ATGTCTATAAAACTAACCGATAAGCAAAAGATGATATATGACGATCTTTCGATGCCAGAAAAGATCGCTATTTTACTGATCCAGCTTGGCGAAGAGGCGACGGCTCTTATATTTTCTCACATGGATGTTGATGTCATCACTGAAATTTCAGGCTACATAGCAACTGCAAAAAATATAGACAAACAAGTAGCAGGCGCTATTTTAGAAGAATTTTACGCTCTCATGCAGTCAAATCAATACATGAGAAGCGGCGGCTTGGAGTATGCAAAAGAAATTTTATACCGCACATTTGGTCCAGAGGCTGCGCAGAAAATTTTAGACAAGCTTGCAAAAAGCATGGAAAACTCAAAGAGCTTTGGCTATCTTGATAAGATAAAGCCACAACAGCTCGCAGACTTCATCGTAAAAGAGCACCCTCAAACTATCGCGCTAATCCTTGCCCACATGGACTCAACAAGTGCCGCCGAGACGCTAAGCTTTTTCTCAGATGAGCTAAGAAGTGAGGTAGTGATCAGGATGGCAAATCTTGGCGAGATCAGCCCATCAGTGATCAAGCGTGTCTCAACCGTGCTTGAGGGCAAACTAGAAAGCCTCACATCTTACAAGGTCGAGGTTGGTGGCCCAAGAGCTGTGGCAGAAGTGCTTAACAGACTTGGTCAAAAAGCTAGCAAAAGCACGATCGAGCGCATCGAGCAAAGTGACGATAAGCTTGCTACAACGATCAAAGAGCTTATGTTTACATTTGAAGATATTATCAATCTTAACGCAACTGCGATTAGAGAAATTCTTAAAAATGTCGATAAAAAAGACCTTATGGTTGCATTTAAGGGCTCAAGCGATGGCATTAAAGATAAATTTTTATCAAATATGTCTCAGCGTGCGGCCGAAGCCTTTAAAGAGGAGATGCAATACCTTGGCGCTGTGCGTGTAAAGGATGTTGAAGAGGCGCAAAGACGCATCGTTGAGGTCGTTCAAGGTCTAGCTGATCAGGGCGTCTTCCAAGTTGGCGAAGCAGATGAGATGATAGAATGA
- the dxs gene encoding 1-deoxy-D-xylulose-5-phosphate synthase has product MNKDVKSLNVDELNALCHDIRDKILATVSKNGGHLSSNIGAVEIIVAMHKIFDVTKDPFIFDVSHQSYAHKLLTGRWDSFDTLRKFNGISGYTKPSESKFDYFVAGHSSTSISLAVGAAKAIKLKNEERLPVAVIGDGSLSGGMAYEALNELGDRKYPCVIILNDNEMSISKPIGALSKYLSQMMAGQFYQKFKGRVERFLSYMPDSAAYMARRMEEGIRLITPGMFFEELGLEYIGPVDGHDLSALLSTFETAKNMKKPVIVHVQTLKGKGYEFAEGYYENWHGVGPFDLKSGEFIKRQSNKSATAIFSEQLLRMAREHSDIVGVTAAMPTGTGMDALIHEFPDRFWDVAIAEQHAVTSMSAMAKEGFKPFVAIYSTFMQRAYDQVIHDASILNLNITFAMDRAGIVGEDGETHQGAFDISFLNAVPNMVLFAPRCEESMKNVMEFAYSYKGVSAFRYPRGAFILRGEFKAKPLEFGKGEILADAKSDIAFLGYGNGVGKANLVRNLLVGKLEAILVDLVFVKPLDSELLLDLAKRTKKWYIFSDSAKKGGVGEIVSAFLQENGISNVSVVSFEYDDKFIQHGSTAEVEKSLGISAEQITQKLLENN; this is encoded by the coding sequence ATGAATAAAGACGTTAAAAGCCTAAATGTCGATGAGCTAAACGCGCTTTGCCACGACATCAGAGATAAAATTTTAGCTACCGTTAGTAAAAATGGCGGTCATCTTAGCTCAAATATCGGTGCAGTCGAGATTATCGTTGCGATGCATAAAATTTTTGACGTTACAAAAGATCCGTTTATTTTTGATGTGAGCCACCAAAGCTACGCACATAAGTTACTAACTGGGCGCTGGGATAGCTTTGATACGCTTAGAAAATTTAACGGCATCAGCGGCTACACAAAGCCAAGCGAGAGCAAATTTGACTACTTTGTAGCAGGCCATAGCTCAACGTCCATTTCACTTGCAGTTGGCGCTGCAAAGGCGATCAAACTAAAAAATGAAGAGCGCTTGCCAGTGGCTGTCATAGGCGACGGCTCGCTAAGTGGCGGCATGGCGTATGAGGCGCTAAATGAGCTTGGGGATAGAAAATACCCTTGCGTCATCATCCTAAACGACAATGAGATGAGCATAAGTAAGCCAATAGGCGCACTCAGCAAGTATCTAAGCCAGATGATGGCTGGGCAGTTTTATCAAAAATTTAAAGGCAGGGTTGAGCGCTTTTTAAGCTATATGCCAGACTCTGCAGCTTATATGGCTAGACGCATGGAGGAGGGCATCAGACTCATCACTCCTGGCATGTTTTTTGAAGAGCTTGGACTTGAGTATATAGGCCCAGTCGATGGACACGACCTTTCAGCGCTTCTTAGCACATTTGAAACAGCCAAAAACATGAAAAAGCCAGTCATCGTGCACGTGCAGACACTAAAGGGTAAAGGGTATGAATTTGCCGAGGGTTACTATGAAAATTGGCACGGAGTTGGGCCGTTTGATCTAAAAAGTGGCGAATTTATCAAAAGACAGTCAAACAAGTCAGCCACGGCGATCTTTAGCGAGCAGCTTTTAAGGATGGCAAGAGAGCATAGCGACATCGTTGGCGTAACGGCTGCGATGCCAACAGGCACTGGCATGGACGCGCTCATACATGAGTTTCCAGACCGCTTTTGGGACGTGGCGATAGCCGAGCAGCACGCGGTTACCTCGATGTCAGCCATGGCAAAAGAGGGCTTTAAGCCATTTGTCGCGATATACTCGACCTTTATGCAAAGGGCCTACGATCAGGTCATCCATGACGCTTCTATACTAAATTTAAACATCACATTTGCGATGGATAGAGCGGGCATCGTGGGCGAAGACGGCGAAACGCATCAGGGCGCTTTTGATATTAGCTTTTTAAACGCTGTGCCAAACATGGTTCTTTTTGCACCAAGGTGCGAAGAGAGCATGAAAAATGTTATGGAATTTGCCTACTCATACAAGGGTGTTAGCGCGTTTAGATATCCGCGCGGGGCATTTATCTTAAGAGGTGAGTTTAAGGCTAAGCCACTTGAGTTTGGCAAGGGTGAAATTTTAGCTGACGCAAAGAGTGACATAGCATTTTTAGGCTACGGTAACGGCGTTGGCAAGGCAAATTTGGTTAGAAATTTACTAGTTGGCAAGCTCGAAGCTATCCTTGTTGATCTAGTCTTTGTAAAACCACTTGATAGTGAGCTTTTGCTGGATCTTGCAAAACGCACTAAAAAGTGGTATATCTTTAGTGATAGCGCTAAAAAAGGCGGTGTTGGCGAGATCGTAAGTGCGTTTTTGCAAGAAAATGGCATATCAAATGTAAGCGTTGTTAGCTTTGAGTATGATGATAAATTTATCCAGCATGGCTCGACAGCAGAGGTCGAAAAGAGTCTTGGCATAAGCGCTGAGCAAATTACCCAAAAATTACTAGAAAATAATTAA
- the lysA gene encoding diaminopimelate decarboxylase, translating into MDFKELAGKYKTPLYVYDFNYIKERYEALKNAFYARKSLVCYAVKANSNLSVLKFLADLGAGFDCVSIGEVKRALLAGAKRYQIIFSGVGKSDEELKEALENEILLINVESFAELLRLEEIAKGLNLKARISIRVNPGVDAKTHPYISTGLNENKFGVDAVTAKKMYIHAKASEFLEPTGIHFHIGSQLTSLSPIIDAAKIVSELLRELRALEIDIKFFDVGGGLGIIYNDEKEINLYDYAQGILGALKGQDVTIVCEPGRFIVGNAGYFVASVLYEKFNGKKRFVITDGAMNDLIRPSLYGAHHKIFAYGKDENLGTCDVVGPVCESGDFLAKDIKLPECESGDVIVVKGAGAYGFSMSSNYNTRNRAAEVCVLDGKDRLIRRRECFEDVVAPEIEFLESTDARAK; encoded by the coding sequence ATGGATTTTAAAGAGCTTGCAGGCAAATACAAAACCCCACTTTACGTTTATGATTTTAACTACATTAAAGAGCGCTATGAAGCGCTAAAAAACGCATTTTACGCTAGAAAATCTCTAGTTTGCTACGCTGTAAAAGCAAACTCAAATTTAAGCGTTTTAAAATTTCTGGCTGATCTTGGAGCTGGATTTGACTGCGTGAGCATCGGCGAGGTCAAAAGAGCGCTTTTGGCAGGTGCTAAGAGATATCAGATCATCTTTAGCGGCGTTGGCAAGAGCGATGAAGAGCTAAAAGAGGCTTTAGAAAATGAAATTTTACTGATAAATGTCGAGAGTTTTGCCGAGCTTTTAAGGCTTGAAGAGATAGCAAAAGGGCTAAATTTAAAAGCAAGGATTAGCATCAGGGTAAATCCAGGCGTTGATGCTAAAACGCACCCATATATCTCAACAGGGCTAAATGAAAACAAATTTGGAGTTGATGCGGTGACCGCTAAAAAGATGTATATCCACGCTAAAGCTTCAGAGTTTCTTGAGCCAACTGGCATACATTTTCACATCGGCTCGCAGCTAACTTCACTTAGCCCGATAATAGACGCTGCAAAGATCGTTAGCGAGCTTTTAAGAGAGCTAAGAGCGCTTGAGATCGATATCAAATTCTTTGATGTTGGCGGCGGACTTGGCATCATCTATAACGATGAAAAAGAGATAAATTTATACGACTACGCACAAGGAATTTTAGGCGCACTAAAAGGTCAAGATGTGACCATCGTTTGCGAGCCAGGACGCTTTATCGTGGGTAATGCTGGCTACTTTGTCGCAAGCGTTTTATATGAGAAATTTAACGGAAAAAAGAGATTTGTCATCACTGATGGCGCGATGAATGATCTCATAAGACCAAGCCTTTATGGCGCGCATCACAAAATTTTCGCCTACGGCAAGGATGAAAATTTAGGCACTTGCGATGTGGTCGGTCCAGTTTGTGAAAGCGGCGACTTTTTAGCAAAAGATATCAAGCTACCAGAGTGTGAAAGTGGCGACGTCATCGTGGTTAAAGGGGCTGGAGCTTATGGATTTAGTATGAGCTCAAACTACAACACAAGAAACAGAGCTGCTGAAGTTTGCGTGCTTGATGGCAAAGATAGGCTGATAAGAAGACGTGAGTGCTTTGAGGACGTCGTGGCACCTGAGATTGAGTTTTTGGAGAGCACTGATGCAAGAGCTAAATGA
- the fliF gene encoding flagellar basal-body MS-ring/collar protein FliF — protein MDFKALLHQISQIYQKLSLKQKIVAGSSIVLVVAFLVFLTLYKSKSDSFAGYSVLFENISPSDSALIVDQLNKDGIKYKLANEGTILVPTSDVYKERIAVATLGIPKESKIGFEIFDKQEFGATDAEQRVKFQRALEGELARTIESLSSIQKATVRIAIPKESVFTERQALPTASIVVELKPGVSLNAKQIFGIKNLVAASVTNLSTENVKIVNQDGVALGDEDGEFDSDAIAQQIRYKREFENNYEQKIVNVLAPIVGGADKVVAKVNIDFDFDKKDTKSEVYDPNNVVRSESNIEEKRQGSAPNEVGGVPGAVSNIGPVQGLDDSTLKEQYNKSSQQTNYEISKKVTNVKGQFASINRVSAAVVIDGLYQSKKDKDGKPTGELEFAPLTKEQRESITNLIKQSIGYNQNRGDEVSLDNFEFKTGKDVSTGEKMDGFMNNYVMPFLPLLKYIFAALLLYVFYKKVIVPFMQKMLEETKEEEEQAQDDLEDIEVDAEDTLEKFKAARKKVEEQLGLSGEFNEDELKYDVLLEKMKIIVTERSEEISNLLQDMVKNDSDFNMRKEI, from the coding sequence ATGGATTTTAAGGCATTACTTCATCAAATAAGTCAAATTTATCAAAAGCTTTCACTAAAACAAAAGATCGTCGCAGGCAGCTCGATCGTCTTAGTAGTGGCTTTTTTGGTATTTTTAACGCTTTACAAAAGCAAAAGTGATAGCTTTGCAGGATATAGCGTCCTTTTTGAAAACATCAGCCCAAGCGACTCAGCCTTAATAGTCGATCAGCTAAACAAAGATGGCATCAAGTATAAACTAGCAAATGAAGGCACGATCCTTGTGCCAACAAGCGATGTATATAAAGAGCGTATCGCTGTTGCAACGCTTGGCATACCAAAAGAGAGCAAGATCGGTTTTGAAATTTTTGACAAGCAAGAATTTGGCGCAACAGACGCCGAGCAGAGAGTTAAATTTCAAAGAGCGCTTGAGGGCGAGCTAGCTAGAACGATCGAGAGCCTCTCATCTATCCAAAAAGCAACCGTAAGAATAGCCATACCAAAAGAGAGCGTCTTTACTGAAAGACAAGCACTTCCGACCGCTTCTATTGTCGTTGAGCTAAAGCCAGGCGTTAGTCTAAATGCGAAGCAAATTTTTGGCATTAAAAACCTAGTCGCCGCCTCTGTTACAAATTTAAGCACCGAAAATGTAAAGATCGTCAATCAAGATGGCGTTGCACTTGGCGATGAGGACGGTGAGTTTGATAGTGATGCCATAGCTCAGCAGATCCGCTATAAGCGCGAGTTTGAAAATAATTACGAGCAAAAGATCGTAAATGTCCTAGCTCCTATCGTGGGCGGGGCAGATAAGGTCGTAGCAAAGGTAAATATCGACTTTGACTTTGATAAAAAAGATACAAAAAGCGAGGTTTATGACCCAAATAACGTCGTAAGAAGCGAGAGCAACATCGAAGAAAAGCGCCAAGGATCAGCTCCAAATGAAGTAGGCGGCGTACCAGGTGCGGTTAGTAATATAGGCCCTGTTCAAGGGCTAGATGATAGCACTTTAAAAGAGCAGTACAACAAAAGCTCGCAGCAGACAAACTACGAAATTTCAAAGAAAGTGACAAATGTCAAAGGGCAGTTTGCTAGCATAAACAGAGTAAGCGCAGCTGTCGTTATAGACGGACTTTATCAAAGCAAAAAGGATAAAGACGGCAAGCCAACTGGCGAGCTTGAATTTGCCCCGCTTACCAAAGAGCAAAGAGAATCAATCACAAATTTAATCAAACAATCAATCGGCTACAATCAAAATAGAGGCGATGAGGTAAGCTTAGATAACTTCGAGTTTAAAACTGGCAAAGATGTCAGCACTGGCGAGAAGATGGATGGCTTTATGAACAACTACGTGATGCCTTTCTTGCCGCTGCTTAAATACATCTTTGCAGCACTGCTACTTTACGTCTTCTACAAAAAAGTCATCGTGCCATTTATGCAAAAGATGCTTGAAGAGACGAAAGAAGAAGAGGAGCAAGCCCAGGACGATCTTGAAGATATCGAGGTGGATGCAGAAGATACGCTTGAGAAATTTAAAGCTGCTCGTAAGAAGGTCGAGGAGCAGCTTGGTCTTAGCGGTGAATTTAACGAAGATGAGCTAAAATACGACGTCCTTCTTGAAAAGATGAAGATAATAGTCACTGAACGAAGTGAGGAAATTTCAAATTTACTCCAAGATATGGTTAAAAACGATAGTGACTTTAACATGCGTAAGGAAATTTGA
- the pheA gene encoding prephenate dehydratase, translating into MQELNELRKEIDSIDDLILNKLNERMKLVEQIGKLKQTTGTPIYRPERERAIINRLTSLSKDKALNKAAIEAIYLEIFAVSRNLEMPQKIVYLGPEGTYTHQAAQSRFGAMSAYLPLATIEAVFTKLAQKEAKYGVVPIENNTEGAVGATLDCLSKFDDIKIVAELYVDIHHSFVSINENLKEIKRIYSHPQGYNQCRKFLEDHMLNEVEFVPAKSTAAAAYMASMDRESAAICSKIAAKIYNVPIVYETIEDNMANRTRFLILSDFKNAKVENSKTSILAKTDHSPGRLADLLSIFKNENINITKLESRPIKQREFKSIFYLDFEGHIDDEKVQNAFELAKESGAEITWLGSYLNGEE; encoded by the coding sequence ATGCAAGAGCTAAATGAGCTTAGAAAAGAGATCGATAGTATAGATGATCTCATCTTAAATAAACTAAATGAAAGAATGAAGCTTGTCGAGCAGATCGGCAAGCTAAAGCAAACGACTGGGACGCCTATATATCGCCCTGAGCGTGAGCGAGCCATTATAAATCGCTTAACTAGCCTTAGCAAAGATAAAGCCTTAAATAAGGCTGCGATCGAGGCCATCTATCTTGAAATTTTTGCTGTTAGTAGAAATTTAGAGATGCCTCAAAAGATCGTCTATCTAGGGCCTGAGGGCACTTATACGCATCAAGCGGCGCAAAGTAGATTTGGTGCGATGAGTGCCTATCTGCCACTTGCTACGATCGAGGCAGTTTTTACTAAGCTAGCTCAAAAAGAGGCAAAATACGGCGTCGTGCCTATCGAAAACAACACTGAAGGCGCTGTTGGAGCTACGCTTGATTGTTTGAGTAAATTTGATGATATAAAGATAGTGGCAGAGCTCTACGTAGATATCCACCACAGCTTTGTTAGCATAAATGAAAATTTAAAAGAGATAAAGCGAATTTACTCGCATCCGCAAGGCTACAACCAGTGCCGTAAATTTTTAGAAGATCACATGCTAAATGAGGTCGAATTTGTCCCAGCCAAATCAACCGCAGCAGCTGCATATATGGCATCTATGGATAGAGAATCAGCCGCCATTTGCTCAAAAATCGCAGCTAAAATTTACAACGTGCCAATCGTCTATGAGACCATTGAAGATAATATGGCAAATAGAACGAGATTTTTGATCTTAAGCGATTTTAAAAATGCCAAGGTTGAAAACTCAAAAACTTCGATCCTAGCAAAGACTGATCACAGTCCAGGACGCCTTGCTGATCTGCTTTCTATCTTTAAAAATGAGAATATCAATATCACAAAACTTGAGTCACGTCCTATAAAGCAGCGCGAATTTAAGTCAATTTTTTACCTTGACTTTGAGGGGCATATAGACGATGAGAAGGTGCAAAACGCCTTTGAGCTCGCAAAAGAGAGCGGCGCTGAGATAACGTGGCTTGGAAGCTATTTAAACGGAGAAGAGTAA
- a CDS encoding CHAD domain-containing protein, with protein MGLEIERKFLLKNSQILDFLKEAGVSFKHLEISQFYTKITQNEEIRFRSEDGKFIKTIKVGKDLIREENEEFCEKAEFKKALKNRIGHVITKDRYIFRLNNNPCNIDVFKDDLNGLCTFEIEFSDENEAVYFKLPSFLEQFCKADVTCDKRYKNKFLAIHANENEQIDYKRAYNVFKNKEISPNFAANLKSGEALRALFLSIFKEIKRLKSDYLQDHDEEILHNLRVNLRKVRSLLKIFNGVFDEKVTLFFGENFKILANSTNKKRDLDIFLSFLSEQKHANELIYFVQKALNLEYENVKSYLGDEENYAFLKEWEIFLNEGEFYRSKLFDVSLSRLGSFKLRTLMVLAQKRLKSLDQDCPNESFHKIRIELKKVRYTYEFLSEIFYFDGLKKYEERLKDMQEIFGALQDYDVWLGILERLPEAAGKEKLESKIYKQIYKTREEILKKRLKFIKATRKISRNLKIYYI; from the coding sequence GTGGGTTTGGAGATAGAGCGTAAATTTTTACTCAAAAATTCTCAAATTCTAGATTTTCTAAAAGAGGCTGGAGTAAGCTTTAAGCACCTTGAAATTTCTCAGTTTTATACCAAGATCACGCAAAATGAAGAGATCCGCTTCAGAAGCGAAGATGGTAAATTTATAAAAACGATCAAGGTCGGCAAAGATCTTATAAGAGAAGAAAATGAGGAATTTTGCGAAAAGGCGGAGTTTAAAAAGGCTCTAAAAAACCGCATCGGGCACGTCATCACAAAAGATAGATACATTTTTCGGCTAAACAATAACCCCTGCAACATCGATGTTTTTAAAGATGACTTAAATGGACTTTGCACATTTGAGATCGAATTTAGTGATGAAAATGAGGCTGTCTATTTTAAGTTGCCATCATTTTTGGAGCAGTTTTGTAAGGCCGATGTCACCTGCGATAAAAGATATAAAAATAAATTTCTTGCCATTCACGCAAACGAAAATGAACAAATCGACTACAAAAGAGCCTACAATGTCTTTAAAAACAAAGAAATTTCGCCAAATTTTGCTGCAAATTTAAAAAGTGGCGAGGCGCTAAGGGCTTTGTTTTTAAGCATCTTTAAAGAGATAAAGAGGCTAAAGAGCGACTATCTTCAAGATCACGACGAAGAAATTTTGCACAATCTGCGAGTAAATTTAAGAAAGGTTAGGTCGCTACTTAAAATTTTTAACGGCGTTTTTGATGAAAAAGTGACGCTCTTTTTTGGAGAGAATTTTAAAATTTTGGCAAACTCAACTAACAAAAAGCGAGACTTAGACATATTTCTAAGCTTTTTAAGCGAGCAAAAGCATGCAAATGAGCTTATTTACTTTGTGCAAAAGGCTCTAAATTTAGAGTATGAAAACGTTAAAAGCTACCTAGGTGATGAGGAAAACTACGCATTTTTAAAAGAGTGGGAGATATTTTTAAACGAGGGCGAGTTTTATAGATCAAAGCTCTTTGACGTGAGCCTTTCGCGCCTTGGCTCGTTTAAGCTAAGAACGCTTATGGTATTAGCTCAAAAAAGGCTAAAAAGCCTAGATCAAGACTGCCCAAATGAGAGCTTTCATAAGATCAGGATCGAGCTTAAAAAGGTGAGATATACCTATGAGTTTTTGAGTGAGATTTTTTATTTTGACGGGCTTAAAAAGTATGAAGAGCGGCTAAAAGATATGCAAGAGATCTTTGGTGCGCTTCAAGACTATGACGTCTGGCTTGGCATCTTAGAGCGCTTGCCAGAGGCTGCTGGCAAAGAAAAGCTAGAGAGTAAAATCTACAAACAAATTTACAAAACCAGAGAAGAGATACTAAAAAAACGGCTTAAATTTATAAAAGCAACTCGCAAGATCTCGCGAAATTTAAAAATTTACTACATATAA
- a CDS encoding Fur family transcriptional regulator — protein sequence MQYVSLLKQSGLKVTPQRLSVLRILDRHTHPTIDELYDEILKENPSVSLATVYKNLNTLKDEGLVVEVNIVNQKARYDIYEHPHIHVVCENCGSVEDMSYDDSELGKYQEALERKIGNIIERLNIVASVKSCKHCR from the coding sequence ATGCAATATGTATCGTTGCTAAAACAGTCTGGGCTTAAAGTAACGCCGCAGCGTCTTAGCGTTTTGAGAATTCTTGATCGTCACACACATCCAACGATCGATGAGCTTTATGATGAAATTTTGAAAGAAAATCCATCAGTTTCGCTCGCAACTGTTTATAAAAACCTAAACACTCTAAAAGACGAGGGTCTAGTGGTTGAAGTAAATATCGTAAATCAAAAGGCGAGATACGACATTTACGAGCATCCGCATATCCACGTGGTTTGCGAAAACTGCGGTAGCGTCGAGGATATGAGCTATGATGACTCAGAGCTTGGCAAATACCAAGAGGCGCTAGAGAGAAAGATCGGAAATATCATCGAGCGCCTAAATATCGTTGCTAGCGTAAAAAGCTGTAAGCACTGCCGATAA
- the hisC gene encoding histidinol-phosphate transaminase, whose protein sequence is MKFNDFLDDLVNYEAGKPIELVVREFGIDAKDVIKLASNENPFGTSKRVEEALKEVAKNAHLYPDDSYFELKEGLAKKFGITSKNLIIGSGSDQIIEYALHAKANKQSGVLMAGVTFAMYEIYAKQTGAKIYRTKSVEHNLSEFLEIYNAHKDEISVIFLCLPNNPLGECIDADEVYKFIKNIDENTLVVLDCAYNEFAKFKDSKKEIKPSEVVKFKNAIYLGTFSKAYALGGMRVGYGVANEEIIGALSKLRAPFNITTPSLRAAIVALGDDEFVQKTMQNNFEQMKRYEEFARQNGIEFIPSYTNFITFKFNEPKSSQICEKMLKKGIILRDLKSYALNAVRITIGQAWQNDRVFEELEQILK, encoded by the coding sequence ATGAAATTTAATGACTTTTTAGATGATCTAGTAAATTACGAGGCTGGAAAGCCGATCGAGCTTGTAGTTAGAGAGTTTGGCATCGATGCAAAAGATGTGATAAAACTAGCGAGCAATGAAAACCCTTTTGGCACTAGCAAACGCGTAGAAGAGGCGCTAAAAGAGGTCGCTAAAAACGCACATCTCTATCCAGACGATAGCTACTTTGAGCTAAAAGAGGGGCTGGCTAAGAAATTTGGCATAACTAGCAAAAATTTAATCATCGGCTCTGGAAGCGACCAGATCATAGAATACGCACTTCACGCAAAGGCGAACAAGCAAAGTGGTGTTTTGATGGCTGGCGTGACATTTGCGATGTATGAAATTTATGCAAAACAAACAGGGGCTAAAATTTACCGCACAAAGAGCGTGGAGCATAATTTGAGCGAGTTTTTAGAAATTTATAACGCGCACAAAGATGAAATATCAGTAATCTTTCTTTGCCTGCCAAACAACCCTTTGGGCGAATGCATCGATGCCGACGAGGTCTATAAATTTATAAAAAACATTGATGAAAACACGCTTGTGGTGCTTGATTGTGCTTACAACGAATTTGCTAAATTTAAAGACAGCAAAAAAGAGATAAAGCCAAGCGAAGTGGTGAAATTTAAAAACGCCATCTATCTTGGCACTTTCTCAAAAGCCTATGCACTTGGCGGCATGCGCGTAGGATACGGCGTGGCAAATGAAGAGATCATAGGCGCTCTTTCAAAGCTAAGAGCTCCATTTAACATCACAACTCCAAGCCTAAGAGCAGCGATAGTGGCGCTTGGAGATGATGAATTTGTGCAAAAAACTATGCAAAACAACTTCGAGCAGATGAAGAGATATGAGGAATTTGCAAGGCAAAATGGCATCGAGTTTATCCCAAGCTACACAAATTTCATCACTTTTAAATTTAACGAGCCAAAATCAAGCCAGATATGCGAAAAGATGCTAAAAAAAGGTATAATTTTACGAGATTTAAAAAGCTACGCCTTAAATGCGGTGAGAATCACCATCGGTCAGGCATGGCAAAACGATAGAGTTTTTGAAGAGTTAGAGCAAATTTTAAAGTAG
- the fliH gene encoding flagellar assembly protein FliH yields the protein MKSSVITSETSPAHFIENYRFKVLGSNERAQDSAPVLIEENNLSEELNEQNLEQGGENFTPQMPHPVQPNMQNHFAPQPQNSQAHQPGFDSNFVEELLKKTDELSSNIIKLQMQIENQESEFAKRLEAEIARAKEDGKNEGIAQTNAANEAKIKELEAKFSASATKLDEQYVKFDEFLKKSEEELGQTAIKIAKEVIEKEVSSASSQIAHHLANSLIKELSDVKNIEIRVNPEDSDYLKEQFSKNERVKVSADDAISKGGVVIISEGGNIDATMQTRLEKLKMLVNNE from the coding sequence ATGAAAAGTAGCGTAATAACAAGTGAGACCTCGCCGGCTCACTTTATAGAAAATTATAGATTTAAGGTGCTTGGCAGCAACGAAAGAGCCCAAGATAGCGCACCTGTTTTGATAGAAGAGAACAACCTTAGCGAAGAGCTAAATGAGCAAAATTTAGAGCAAGGTGGTGAAAATTTCACGCCTCAGATGCCGCACCCAGTGCAACCAAACATGCAAAATCACTTTGCGCCTCAGCCTCAAAACAGCCAAGCTCACCAGCCTGGATTTGATTCAAATTTTGTCGAGGAGCTGCTTAAAAAGACAGATGAGCTAAGCAGTAATATCATCAAACTTCAAATGCAGATAGAAAATCAAGAGAGTGAATTTGCAAAGCGACTTGAAGCTGAGATCGCCCGTGCAAAAGAGGATGGCAAAAACGAAGGCATCGCTCAAACAAATGCTGCAAACGAGGCAAAGATAAAGGAGCTTGAGGCTAAATTTAGTGCTTCAGCCACAAAGCTAGATGAGCAGTATGTTAAATTTGATGAGTTTTTGAAAAAGAGCGAGGAAGAGCTTGGGCAAACTGCGATAAAGATTGCCAAAGAGGTGATAGAAAAAGAGGTTTCAAGCGCATCTAGCCAGATCGCTCATCACCTAGCAAATTCGCTTATAAAAGAGCTAAGCGACGTAAAAAATATAGAAATTCGCGTAAATCCAGAAGATAGCGACTATCTAAAAGAGCAATTTAGTAAAAACGAACGCGTAAAAGTAAGCGCTGATGACGCCATAAGCAAGGGCGGCGTGGTGATAATAAGCGAGGGCGGAAACATCGATGCGACGATGCAAACAAGGCTTGAGAAGCTAAAAATGCTGGTAAATAATGAATAA